The following are from one region of the Paenibacillus sabinae T27 genome:
- a CDS encoding Stp1/IreP family PP2C-type Ser/Thr phosphatase, which produces MIRTVHASDIGRVRSVNEDSVWTGVTAHGYTLGIIADGMGGHLAGDTASRLALESIRDNLDGLAPGLEGEALSTALSNAISEANDTVFNQAASDDRYHNMGTTVVSVLLAGQSGYIGHIGDSRAYIIQDGKAKQLTDDHTLVNELFKNGQISLEELDTHPRRNVLTRALGTDEDIKTDLLPIKLEPGEVLLLCSDGLSNFVSAEHLGKVAGLQEISLKERADRLLQLALLAGGGDNISVAMLEHQEEAAVPESKEWDR; this is translated from the coding sequence TTGATCAGAACAGTTCATGCCAGCGATATTGGACGGGTGCGCTCCGTCAATGAAGATTCGGTCTGGACCGGTGTGACGGCTCACGGCTATACGCTCGGTATTATTGCCGACGGAATGGGCGGACATTTGGCAGGCGATACCGCCAGCCGCCTTGCGCTTGAATCCATCCGTGACAATCTGGATGGCCTCGCGCCCGGTCTGGAGGGAGAAGCTTTGAGCACCGCCCTGTCTAATGCAATCAGTGAAGCCAATGATACCGTCTTTAATCAGGCAGCAAGCGACGACCGTTACCACAATATGGGGACGACCGTCGTTTCCGTGCTGCTTGCCGGGCAGTCGGGGTACATTGGCCACATTGGAGACAGCAGAGCTTACATAATCCAGGACGGCAAAGCGAAGCAATTGACCGATGATCATACGCTGGTAAATGAGCTGTTCAAAAATGGCCAGATCAGTCTTGAGGAGCTGGATACCCATCCGCGCCGCAACGTTCTTACACGCGCGCTTGGTACGGACGAGGACATCAAGACCGATCTGCTTCCAATAAAGCTTGAGCCGGGTGAAGTGCTGCTGCTGTGCAGCGACGGTTTGAGCAATTTTGTCAGCGCCGAGCATCTGGGGAAGGTTGCCGGGCTGCAGGAAATATCGCTTAAGGAAAGAGCGGACCGATTGCTACAGCTGGCACTGCTTGCCGGCGGCGGCGACAACATCAGCGTCGCTATGTTAGAACATCAAGAGGAGGCCGCTGTGCCCGAATCAAAGGAGTGGGATAGATGA
- the pknB gene encoding Stk1 family PASTA domain-containing Ser/Thr kinase produces the protein MIGHELGGRYQVIERIGGGGMALVYRAHDILLNRNVAIKVLRNQFVHDEEFIRRFRREAQSAASLSHPNVVSIYDVGQEDEIHYIVMEYVEGKNLNEIIKERAPLQVDEAVRIATQICDALDHAHQNQIIHRDIKPHNILIGRNGRVKVTDFGIARAVTSTTITQTGSVVGSVHYFSPEHAKGVTTGEKSDLYSLGIVIYQMLTGSLPFLGESPISVALKHLQEEFEEPRKLNPMIPQSVENIILKSMRKNPEERYQSAKEMLQDLETCLLPERRSEPKLTFADDDEDRTRVMPAIKPIPKGLGARGAVEDRMIRDEDAPSSSKRKGWGKPTLWIGLTLLLLLAMLSVVWYVNAKLVVPEVTVPKLVNLSLDDAKAKLTEVGLVLEEPVTTQYNPNFAEGIVFEQSKEPDTTVKEGTTIALKVSIAKPLSAMPNLTGMTYDEAVNALLAQGMEQSRITQVSEFSAEVQAGQVLRQNPTSGSEYDPDTATVSITVSKGQETVTTPDLTGLSEAEAKAKLEEAGLALGDVKSESSFTVEKGKVTKQWPYEKGASAPPGEKITIYISDGYPPEALEYTFNLPVSPVQEGKKTKIRIEYADARNNGENQDWGTRTISRTQVLSVNLVLAPNKDGAVILYRDGEFFDTYPVSYMDAKNGTVQIPEASPVEPSPSPTQTPSEAPTNGEPTGDPAAAPGTGSNPPDTGDGSAVNQTGGSASQVVTGMNTSNPADKGKKDKPKQK, from the coding sequence ATGATCGGTCACGAGTTGGGAGGCCGTTACCAAGTCATCGAGCGAATCGGTGGAGGGGGTATGGCCCTTGTATACAGGGCGCATGATATTCTGCTCAACCGTAACGTCGCTATTAAAGTTTTACGCAATCAATTTGTACATGATGAAGAATTTATTCGCCGGTTCCGGCGGGAGGCTCAATCCGCCGCATCCCTCTCTCATCCCAATGTGGTCAGCATCTATGACGTGGGGCAGGAAGATGAAATTCATTATATTGTTATGGAGTACGTTGAAGGTAAGAATCTGAACGAAATCATCAAGGAGAGGGCTCCGCTGCAGGTGGATGAAGCGGTAAGAATCGCCACTCAAATCTGCGACGCGCTGGATCATGCCCATCAGAACCAGATTATCCACCGGGACATCAAGCCGCATAATATCCTGATCGGGCGAAACGGCCGGGTTAAGGTAACGGATTTCGGGATCGCCCGCGCGGTGACGTCGACGACCATTACCCAGACCGGTTCGGTTGTCGGTTCGGTGCATTATTTTTCCCCGGAGCATGCCAAGGGGGTAACCACCGGCGAAAAATCGGACCTGTACTCGCTCGGCATCGTGATTTATCAAATGCTGACGGGCAGCCTCCCCTTTCTGGGCGAGAGTCCGATCAGCGTAGCGCTGAAGCATTTGCAGGAGGAATTCGAGGAACCTCGCAAGCTGAATCCGATGATTCCCCAGAGTGTGGAGAACATCATTCTCAAATCAATGCGCAAGAATCCCGAGGAACGATACCAGTCCGCCAAGGAGATGCTTCAGGATCTGGAAACCTGTCTGCTGCCGGAACGCCGAAGCGAGCCAAAGCTGACTTTTGCCGACGACGATGAGGACAGGACGAGGGTCATGCCCGCGATCAAGCCGATTCCCAAGGGCCTCGGTGCGCGAGGGGCTGTCGAAGACCGGATGATCCGTGACGAAGATGCGCCATCTTCCAGCAAGAGAAAAGGCTGGGGGAAACCCACGCTATGGATTGGGCTGACGCTTTTGCTCCTTCTGGCGATGCTCAGTGTAGTATGGTATGTTAACGCGAAGCTGGTTGTCCCTGAAGTTACGGTCCCGAAGCTGGTCAATCTTTCGCTGGACGACGCCAAAGCCAAACTTACCGAAGTCGGGCTCGTTCTGGAAGAGCCGGTTACAACTCAATACAACCCTAACTTTGCCGAAGGCATCGTCTTTGAGCAGAGCAAGGAGCCGGATACGACAGTCAAAGAAGGAACGACCATCGCGCTTAAGGTAAGCATCGCCAAACCGCTGTCGGCCATGCCGAATCTTACCGGAATGACTTATGACGAAGCGGTGAACGCCCTGCTGGCTCAGGGAATGGAGCAGAGCCGGATTACCCAGGTCAGCGAATTCAGTGCGGAGGTTCAGGCAGGCCAGGTTCTTAGGCAGAACCCGACCTCCGGAAGCGAATATGACCCGGACACGGCAACCGTCTCCATCACCGTCAGCAAGGGGCAGGAGACCGTCACTACCCCGGACCTGACCGGGCTTTCCGAAGCGGAGGCGAAAGCCAAGCTTGAAGAGGCGGGTCTGGCTCTCGGCGATGTGAAGAGTGAATCCAGTTTCACTGTTGAAAAAGGAAAGGTAACGAAGCAGTGGCCGTATGAAAAAGGCGCCTCGGCGCCGCCCGGCGAGAAAATCACTATTTACATCAGTGACGGCTATCCGCCGGAAGCGCTGGAATACACGTTCAACCTGCCGGTTTCGCCGGTTCAGGAAGGCAAGAAGACCAAGATCAGGATTGAGTACGCCGATGCGCGCAACAATGGCGAGAATCAGGATTGGGGAACCCGCACGATCAGCCGGACCCAAGTTTTGTCGGTGAATCTGGTGCTTGCTCCCAACAAGGATGGGGCAGTCATTTTGTACCGTGACGGGGAGTTCTTCGATACGTATCCCGTTTCGTACATGGATGCCAAGAACGGTACGGTGCAGATTCCCGAAGCTTCTCCGGTTGAGCCGTCGCCGTCACCGACCCAGACGCCTTCGGAGGCGCCCACCAACGGCGAGCCGACGGGTGATCCGGCAGCCGCGCCCGGTACGGGGAGCAACCCGCCGGATACTGGGGACGGCTCAGCTGTCAACCAGACGGGAGGCAGTGCTTCCCAGGTTGTCACAGGCATGAATACTTCAAATCCTGCCGATAAAGGTAAAAAAGACAAACCGAAACAGAAATAA
- the rsgA gene encoding ribosome small subunit-dependent GTPase A, with amino-acid sequence MPEGIIVKALSGYYYVKPLREGKISPEDEIIQCRARGIFKKKGLSPLVGDNVIYSLTENGEGMVDEINPRDSELIRPPVANVSLAVLLFSVREPDLNLQLLDKFLVHIEHAGLDTIIVLTKQDLADEDGEAIVHVKKLYEQIGYEVLVTSSRTGSGSEEVRKRLSGIISVFAGQSGVGKSSLLNRIVPGLSLETSEISMRLGRGRHTTRHVELMDIGEGGYVADTPGFSQLDFLELGVEELSSCFREFTPYAADCKFRGCTHLHEPGCRVIEAWEAGEIEDSRYEHYKLFFNEMKDKKRRY; translated from the coding sequence ATGCCTGAAGGAATAATCGTCAAGGCTCTAAGCGGTTATTATTATGTAAAACCGCTCCGGGAAGGGAAAATCTCTCCGGAGGATGAAATCATTCAGTGCAGAGCCCGCGGTATCTTCAAGAAAAAAGGGTTGTCTCCGCTTGTCGGAGACAACGTCATTTATTCCTTGACCGAGAATGGAGAAGGGATGGTTGATGAAATCAATCCCCGGGATTCCGAGCTGATCCGGCCGCCGGTCGCCAATGTGTCATTAGCCGTTCTGTTATTCTCCGTACGTGAACCGGATTTGAATTTGCAGCTGCTCGACAAGTTTCTTGTACATATCGAGCATGCCGGTCTGGACACGATCATCGTGTTAACCAAACAGGATCTCGCTGATGAAGACGGAGAAGCCATCGTTCATGTGAAGAAATTGTACGAGCAGATCGGCTACGAAGTGCTGGTTACCAGTTCACGGACGGGTTCGGGAAGCGAAGAGGTGCGGAAAAGGCTGTCGGGCATAATTAGCGTATTCGCCGGCCAATCCGGCGTCGGCAAGTCGTCGCTGCTTAACCGGATCGTTCCCGGACTTTCCCTGGAAACAAGCGAGATCAGTATGCGGCTTGGACGCGGACGTCATACGACTCGGCATGTCGAGCTGATGGATATCGGCGAAGGGGGCTATGTGGCCGATACGCCGGGTTTTAGCCAGCTGGATTTTCTGGAGCTTGGCGTGGAGGAGCTGTCTTCCTGTTTCCGCGAGTTTACTCCCTATGCGGCGGATTGCAAATTCCGCGGATGCACCCATCTGCATGAACCGGGCTGCCGCGTCATCGAGGCTTGGGAAGCCGGAGAAATCGAAGACAGCCGCTACGAGCATTACAAGCTGTTTTTTAATGAAATGAAAGATAAGAAGCGGAGGTATTGA
- the rpe gene encoding ribulose-phosphate 3-epimerase, whose protein sequence is MIKIAPSLLSADFAALGAEVAEAEKSGADWIHVDVMDGRFVPNITLGPVVVKAVSAHTSLSLDVHLMIENPERYIAEFAAAGAAVITVHAEACVHLHRVVHQIKELGLLAGVAINPATPASAVKEILPDLDLVLVMTVNPGFGGQAFIPSTVHKIREIREWANEIGHDLRIEVDGGIAEATAPIVSEAGADVLVAGNAVFGQSNRAAAISAIRAAAGGAKLG, encoded by the coding sequence ATGATCAAAATTGCACCATCCCTGCTCTCTGCCGATTTCGCGGCGCTCGGCGCCGAGGTGGCCGAAGCCGAAAAATCCGGCGCCGACTGGATTCATGTAGACGTTATGGACGGACGCTTTGTGCCTAATATTACGCTGGGTCCGGTAGTCGTCAAAGCGGTATCGGCCCATACTTCCCTTTCGCTGGATGTTCATCTCATGATTGAGAATCCGGAGCGCTATATTGCCGAGTTTGCCGCAGCCGGAGCGGCGGTTATTACCGTTCACGCTGAAGCGTGTGTACACTTGCATCGGGTTGTCCATCAGATCAAGGAGCTCGGACTGCTTGCAGGCGTTGCAATCAATCCGGCGACTCCCGCTTCCGCAGTGAAAGAAATTCTGCCGGATCTCGATCTGGTTCTCGTCATGACCGTGAACCCCGGTTTTGGCGGACAGGCATTCATCCCGAGCACTGTGCATAAAATCCGGGAAATCCGGGAATGGGCGAACGAAATTGGGCATGATCTGCGCATTGAAGTCGACGGTGGAATTGCCGAAGCGACGGCGCCAATCGTCAGTGAGGCGGGAGCGGATGTGCTGGTTGCCGGGAATGCCGTCTTCGGACAAAGCAACCGGGCAGCGGCCATTTCGGCGATTCGGGCGGCAGCCGGAGGCGCTAAGTTGGGCTAA
- the spoVM gene encoding stage V sporulation protein SpoVM — translation MKFYTFKLPKFLGGFVKAILNTFQKS, via the coding sequence ATGAAATTTTATACATTTAAACTTCCAAAGTTTTTGGGAGGGTTTGTGAAAGCGATTTTGAATACCTTTCAGAAGAGTTGA
- the rpmB gene encoding 50S ribosomal protein L28 yields the protein MSRKCAVTGKKPSSGNHVSHANNRNRRSWGVNVQKVRILVNGKPKRVYVSTRALKSGKVERV from the coding sequence ATGTCCCGTAAATGTGCTGTAACTGGCAAAAAGCCGAGCAGCGGCAACCACGTTTCTCATGCCAACAATCGTAACCGCCGCTCCTGGGGAGTTAACGTTCAGAAAGTACGCATTCTGGTGAACGGTAAACCGAAGCGTGTATACGTTAGCACCCGCGCCCTGAAATCCGGTAAGGTCGAGCGCGTTTAA
- a CDS encoding DAK2 domain-containing protein, with protein sequence MSKRSINGDDFTAMVLAGAEKLQQHAEHVNSLNVFPVPDGDTGTNMNLTMTAGAGELRKNSSASIGQCAGVLSKGLLMGARGNSGVILSQLFRGFGRYAAQYEELNTQQFAAALQTGVDTAYKAVVKPVEGTILTVAKEAARHAVYLARRTNDINELMTEVLAKAKEALAGTPELLPVLKQVGVVDSGGQGLVYIYEGFYEYLMSGSLADSAKGQAVSAAVPSVPAAPPAKLETKPQRIQASAQSQLSTEDIEFFYDMEFFINRQLGGTQAADFDEDQFRKALSVNGDSIIVISDDETIKVHVHSRAPGEVLNLALLYGEITQIHILNMREQHRELLTAGMDIAPSPDVFAEIPEEKSTAAEPAVPPADDLAPYGFIAVSSGDGIAEIFKSLGIDVVLSGGQTMNPSTEDFVNAISSISAKHVYLLPNNSNIVLAAQQAKELLEGEREITVIPTKSIPQGIVAAFAFQEEESVETNTSGMLEALSRVTSGQVTHAVRDTKFEEMDIKSGQYIGISNSKIVAAAENLLGASQALLASMLESGDEIVTILTGQDADPETTAALESWLEANYPDAEVEVHEGGQPIYYYLFSVEA encoded by the coding sequence TTGAGTAAGCGTTCTATAAACGGAGATGATTTTACCGCGATGGTACTAGCCGGCGCGGAGAAGCTGCAGCAGCACGCGGAGCACGTCAATTCCCTGAATGTTTTTCCGGTTCCGGACGGAGATACGGGGACCAATATGAATTTAACGATGACGGCAGGCGCGGGCGAGCTGCGAAAGAACAGCTCGGCTTCGATCGGTCAATGCGCGGGAGTGCTGTCGAAGGGCCTCTTGATGGGCGCCCGGGGGAATTCCGGGGTTATTTTATCCCAACTGTTCCGGGGGTTCGGCCGCTATGCTGCGCAATATGAGGAGCTCAATACGCAGCAGTTCGCTGCAGCACTTCAAACCGGAGTCGATACCGCTTACAAAGCGGTGGTCAAACCGGTGGAAGGAACCATTCTGACTGTAGCCAAGGAAGCTGCCAGACATGCCGTTTATCTTGCGAGACGGACTAACGATATTAACGAATTGATGACTGAAGTGCTGGCCAAAGCCAAAGAAGCGCTTGCGGGAACGCCGGAGCTTCTGCCGGTACTCAAACAAGTAGGCGTTGTGGATTCGGGAGGTCAGGGTTTGGTCTATATATATGAAGGGTTTTATGAATATTTAATGAGCGGATCGTTGGCGGATTCGGCCAAGGGACAAGCTGTAAGCGCTGCGGTTCCGTCAGTTCCTGCGGCGCCGCCGGCCAAGCTTGAAACGAAGCCGCAGCGCATCCAGGCCTCGGCCCAGTCTCAGCTCTCGACAGAGGATATTGAATTCTTTTACGATATGGAATTCTTTATAAACCGTCAGCTGGGAGGAACTCAGGCGGCAGATTTCGATGAAGATCAATTTCGGAAAGCGTTATCTGTGAACGGCGATTCGATCATAGTCATCTCCGATGACGAGACGATCAAGGTACATGTCCACTCCAGAGCTCCGGGCGAGGTCCTGAATCTTGCGCTGCTGTATGGGGAGATTACGCAGATTCATATTTTGAATATGCGCGAGCAGCACCGCGAGCTGCTGACCGCGGGGATGGATATCGCACCAAGTCCCGATGTATTTGCCGAAATTCCTGAGGAGAAGAGCACGGCTGCGGAGCCTGCCGTTCCTCCGGCGGATGATCTGGCGCCATACGGATTCATCGCCGTGTCGTCAGGCGACGGAATCGCCGAGATCTTCAAAAGCCTGGGCATCGATGTTGTGCTGTCGGGCGGGCAGACGATGAATCCGAGTACGGAAGATTTCGTTAACGCGATATCGTCTATCTCAGCGAAGCATGTCTACCTCCTGCCTAATAACTCGAATATTGTCCTTGCCGCTCAGCAAGCGAAGGAACTGCTTGAAGGCGAGCGTGAGATTACGGTTATTCCAACCAAGAGTATTCCGCAGGGCATTGTGGCGGCTTTTGCCTTCCAGGAGGAAGAATCCGTGGAGACTAACACTTCCGGTATGCTGGAGGCTCTAAGTCGGGTTACATCCGGGCAGGTCACGCATGCGGTGAGGGATACGAAATTCGAGGAAATGGACATTAAATCGGGCCAGTACATCGGGATCTCCAATTCAAAGATAGTCGCTGCAGCAGAGAATCTGCTGGGTGCGAGCCAGGCCCTGCTGGCAAGCATGCTGGAGAGCGGGGATGAAATCGTGACCATCCTGACAGGACAAGATGCCGATCCGGAGACGACGGCTGCCTTAGAGAGCTGGCTTGAAGCTAATTACCCAGATGCCGAGGTCGAGGTCCATGAAGGCGGTCAACCCATCTATTATTATTTATTCTCGGTAGAAGCTTAA
- a CDS encoding DegV family protein gives MNKTVIVTDSTSDIPPSLAEAYGIEVVPLTLMFGEESYRDGIDITPEQFYERLPRSQQLPTTSQPSPVEYMNVYQKLLEQYPDSPILSFHISSGLSGTYQSALLAKSMLEEEGERITVFDSLSASYGFGLLVVHAARLAAEGKGPEEILASVEQLRRARKLYFLVDTLEYLQKGGRIGKASAVLGTLLNIKPILSIDQEGIIYAVEKVRGRKKAVARMIELFQADLQGIDKINVAVGHTAQAEAGEELMRELSQHFTLEEQVLTNVGPVVGSHVGNGTLAVFIWPA, from the coding sequence ATGAATAAAACCGTTATCGTTACCGACAGCACCTCGGATATTCCCCCGTCCCTGGCGGAAGCTTATGGCATCGAGGTCGTGCCGCTGACCCTAATGTTCGGGGAAGAATCTTACCGCGACGGAATTGATATCACGCCGGAACAATTCTATGAGCGACTTCCAAGGTCGCAGCAGTTGCCGACTACGTCCCAACCGTCTCCGGTCGAATATATGAATGTGTACCAAAAACTGCTGGAGCAATATCCGGACAGTCCGATACTGTCTTTCCATATTTCTTCCGGGTTAAGCGGAACCTATCAGTCCGCGCTGCTCGCCAAATCGATGCTGGAGGAGGAAGGCGAGCGGATTACCGTATTCGATTCCCTGTCGGCGTCTTACGGATTCGGTTTGCTGGTGGTCCATGCAGCCCGGCTAGCCGCAGAAGGGAAAGGTCCGGAGGAGATTTTGGCATCGGTCGAACAATTGCGCCGCGCGCGCAAGCTGTATTTTCTCGTGGATACGCTGGAGTATCTGCAAAAGGGAGGACGGATCGGCAAAGCGTCGGCTGTGCTCGGTACCTTGCTCAATATCAAGCCGATTCTGTCCATTGATCAGGAAGGCATCATTTATGCGGTGGAGAAGGTTAGGGGACGAAAAAAAGCAGTGGCCCGGATGATCGAGCTGTTCCAAGCCGATCTTCAAGGCATAGACAAAATCAATGTGGCCGTAGGGCATACGGCTCAGGCTGAGGCCGGTGAAGAATTAATGCGGGAGCTTTCTCAGCATTTTACCCTTGAGGAACAAGTGCTGACCAACGTAGGCCCTGTTGTAGGCAGCCATGTCGGCAATGGTACGCTTGCCGTATTTATTTGGCCCGCGTAG
- the recG gene encoding ATP-dependent DNA helicase RecG, with amino-acid sequence MTLSLETIEIKQIGGVSAQKQAELHALGIFTVKDLLEYYPFRYEDYRPKSLSEVKHGDKVTVEAKVIGVPVLQRFGGKSRLSCKMIAEPWMFTATWFNRHYVRDQLTAGRRIVVSGKWDQKRSQITVTDYEFPDRGEGKTGTLQPVYSVTGKMTQSWLRKTISQALLQFGDLIPEILPQPIMRKYEFMPRKRAIATIHQPEDSREGQQGRRRMVYEELFLFQLKVQAFRTLNRGRMDGMVHTVDNATVRQFVRSLPFELTNAQKKAELEILHDMRSSYCMNRLLQGDVGSGKTALAAIALFATVRSGFQGALMVPTEILAEQHSRSLQAMFEPFGITVALLTGSVNGRKRKDLLASLQMGLVDIVVGTHALIQEDVFFRELGLVVTDEQHRFGVNQRSVLRRKGYNPDVLTMTATPIPRTLAITVFGDMDVSTLSERPKGRIPIATHWVKPDKMDKVLNLIRREVGLGRQAYLICPLIEESDKLDVQNAIDLHIQLTQAFPDYRVGLLHGRMTPGEKDEVMRAFYENEVQVLVSTTVVEVGVDVPNATLMIIMDADRFGLSQLHQLRGRVGRGEHASYCVLVADPKSEVGRERMAAMTETDDGFEVSRRDLELRGPGDFFGTKQSGLPEFRLADMTGDFAILEQAREDAAELLRDGSFWTSAEYAPLRNYLQKEHIFQGDLID; translated from the coding sequence ATGACTCTGTCTTTGGAAACAATCGAAATTAAGCAAATTGGTGGCGTGAGCGCTCAAAAGCAGGCTGAGCTTCACGCCCTTGGCATATTTACAGTGAAGGATTTGCTGGAGTATTATCCTTTCCGTTATGAGGATTACCGCCCGAAGTCGCTTAGCGAGGTGAAGCATGGGGACAAAGTGACCGTAGAGGCTAAAGTGATCGGTGTTCCGGTGCTGCAGCGCTTTGGAGGAAAGTCCCGCCTTAGCTGCAAAATGATCGCGGAGCCGTGGATGTTTACGGCGACCTGGTTTAACCGCCACTATGTACGCGATCAGTTGACCGCGGGACGCCGGATTGTTGTCAGCGGAAAATGGGATCAGAAACGGTCGCAAATAACGGTGACCGATTATGAATTTCCGGACCGGGGCGAAGGAAAGACCGGAACGCTGCAGCCGGTGTATTCCGTCACCGGGAAGATGACGCAAAGCTGGCTCCGCAAGACGATTTCCCAGGCACTGCTGCAGTTCGGGGATTTGATCCCTGAGATTCTGCCTCAGCCGATTATGCGCAAATATGAGTTCATGCCGCGCAAACGGGCAATCGCAACGATCCATCAGCCCGAGGATTCAAGGGAAGGGCAGCAGGGTCGCAGGCGGATGGTGTATGAAGAGCTGTTTCTCTTTCAGCTCAAGGTTCAAGCCTTTCGGACGCTGAACCGGGGGAGAATGGACGGCATGGTTCATACCGTGGACAATGCGACCGTGCGGCAGTTCGTTCGCAGTCTTCCTTTCGAGCTGACCAATGCCCAGAAGAAGGCGGAGCTTGAAATTCTGCATGATATGCGCTCTTCCTACTGCATGAACCGCCTGCTTCAAGGGGATGTGGGCTCCGGCAAAACGGCGCTTGCGGCGATCGCCCTGTTCGCGACGGTCCGCTCGGGCTTTCAGGGAGCGCTGATGGTGCCGACGGAGATTTTAGCCGAACAGCACAGCCGGTCTCTTCAGGCGATGTTCGAGCCTTTTGGCATTACAGTAGCGCTGCTGACAGGCAGTGTGAACGGGCGCAAGCGAAAGGATCTTCTGGCCTCGCTGCAAATGGGTCTCGTTGATATTGTCGTTGGAACCCATGCCTTGATTCAGGAAGATGTGTTCTTCAGGGAGCTCGGCCTTGTTGTAACCGATGAACAGCATCGCTTCGGTGTGAACCAGCGCAGCGTTCTGCGGCGTAAAGGCTATAACCCGGATGTGCTTACGATGACCGCGACACCGATTCCGCGGACGTTGGCGATTACCGTCTTCGGGGATATGGACGTTTCCACACTCTCCGAACGTCCAAAGGGCCGTATTCCGATTGCAACCCATTGGGTCAAGCCGGACAAGATGGATAAGGTGTTGAATCTGATCCGTCGTGAAGTCGGTTTAGGGCGTCAAGCGTACCTGATCTGTCCGCTCATCGAAGAATCGGACAAGCTGGACGTGCAGAATGCCATCGATTTGCACATTCAGTTAACGCAGGCTTTTCCCGATTACCGGGTGGGCTTGCTGCATGGCCGGATGACTCCCGGTGAGAAGGACGAGGTTATGCGCGCTTTTTACGAGAATGAGGTGCAGGTGCTCGTATCCACGACCGTTGTTGAGGTAGGCGTCGATGTGCCGAATGCCACGCTGATGATTATTATGGACGCCGACCGGTTCGGATTGTCCCAGCTCCATCAGCTGCGCGGACGCGTCGGGCGGGGAGAGCACGCTTCCTACTGCGTGCTGGTCGCCGATCCGAAATCGGAGGTCGGTCGCGAGCGGATGGCCGCGATGACCGAAACGGACGACGGATTCGAAGTCTCCCGGCGGGATCTCGAGCTTCGGGGACCGGGCGATTTCTTCGGCACGAAGCAGAGCGGGCTGCCGGAATTTCGCTTAGCGGATATGACCGGTGACTTTGCCATCCTGGAACAGGCCCGTGAAGATGCGGCCGAATTGCTCCGGGACGGCAGCTTCTGGACGTCCGCCGAATATGCCCCGCTGAGGAATTATCTTCAGAAGGAGCATATTTTTCAGGGGGATCTGATCGATTGA
- a CDS encoding stage VI sporulation protein F, with translation MSYQQYGISPQLVERIKLKMKNPAVKERIKSLINGVSRQQLQDSGVVRRLVRSASVILGERLTSDQEDSIVRFVIAQKIDPNNTFHLIRLWGMFR, from the coding sequence TTGAGTTATCAGCAATATGGAATCAGCCCGCAGCTGGTGGAGCGCATCAAGCTGAAGATGAAGAACCCGGCGGTCAAGGAACGGATCAAATCCCTGATTAACGGTGTAAGCAGACAACAGCTGCAGGACTCCGGTGTTGTGCGCCGACTGGTGCGCAGCGCTTCGGTTATTCTGGGGGAAAGACTCACCTCCGACCAGGAGGACAGCATAGTAAGATTTGTAATCGCCCAGAAAATCGATCCGAACAACACGTTTCATTTGATTCGGTTATGGGGAATGTTCCGCTAG